From the genome of Clarias gariepinus isolate MV-2021 ecotype Netherlands chromosome 28, CGAR_prim_01v2, whole genome shotgun sequence, one region includes:
- the epn1b gene encoding epsin-1, with protein sequence MTQSMIRRTLKNLVQNFSEAEVKVREATSNDPWGPSSSQMADISDLTYNVVACNEIMGMLLKRMNDDKNWRHVYKSLTLLEYLLKTGSDRIPKQSQENIHIIKPLVEYRFTDKDGKDQGVNVREKAKIVMLLIEDEEKRKEEREFAMKTKNKLANSTSEASDKPKPEIPPYTGLPSLDNIPSVADLTASMAKKKEEKRLLEEKKKEEERRAKEGDTEPDLWEQAATAAPPSSSDPWGAPADAPATNDPWGSPTNDSQESNTVSGDPWGESADKAVDAAVPSNDPWGGSSNEKTSPPASNSPWGDSGDPTEDKGSATYDPWGTTNDSVANSQPTKTDPLGTPVDSPGESAPAASDPWETPSEPGLVKSDPWGGDNAASAGTPTDPFSEGPKADPWGTLASSPLPSNDPWGAPATQPDASAQTDPFGDGGKSDPWGAPAESAVSSSQPTEDSKKSSSNFLEEGASLVDFDSLI encoded by the exons ATGACGCAGTCAATGATACGCCGAACCCTTAAGAATCTTGTTCAGAATTTCTCAGAGGCCGAGGTGAAG GTAAGGGAGGCAACCTCGAATGACCCCTGGGGGCCGTCCAGCTCTCAGATGGCCGACATCTCGGATTTGACTTACAACGTGGTGGCGTGCAACGAAATAATGGGAATGCTGCTGAAGCGTATGAACGACGACAAGAACTGGAGGCACGTATACAAG tcttTAACACTCCTAGAGTATCTCCTGAAAACCGGTTCTGACCGCATTCCAAAGCAGAGTCAGGAGAACATTCACATCATTAAACCTCTGGTCGAGTATCGCTTCACAGATAAAGACGGGAAGGACCAG GGTGTGAATGTCCGGGAGAAAGCCAAGATAGTGATGTTACTCATCGAGGATGAGGAGAAACGTAAAGAAGAGAGGGAGTTTGCCATGAAGACGAAGAACAAACTGgcaaatt ccACTTCAGAGGCCAGCGACAAACCCAAGCCTGAGATTCCTCCATATACGGGGCTGCCATCCTTGGACAACATCCCGTCTGTGGCAGATCTGACCGCCAGCATggcaaagaaaaaggaagagaagAGGCTACTagaggaaaagaagaaagaagaagaacgacGT gcAAAGGAAGGCGACACGGAGCCAGACCTGTGGGAACAAGCAGCAACCGCAGCACCTCCTTCCAGCTCGGACCCCTGGGGAGCGCCGGCTGATGCTCCTGCTACGAATGACCCCTGGGGCTCACCGACAAACGACTCGCAGGAGTCCAACACGGTTTCCGGCGATCCTTGGGGCGAGTCGGCGGACAAAGCGGTGGATGCTGCCGTTCCTTCTAACGATCCTTGGGGAGGTTCATCAAATGAGAAGACATCACCTCCAGCCAGCAACTCTCCGTGGGGTGACTCGGGAGACCCTACAGAAGACAAAGGTTCGGCTACTTACGATCCCTGGGGCACGACAAATGACTCGGTAGCAAATTCACAGCCAACAAAGACAGATCCTTTGGGCACACCAGTGGATTCTCCGGGCGAGTCTGCTCCTGCAGCATCAGATCCCTGGGAGACACCGTCGGAGCCGGGTCTCGTGAAATCGGATCCGTGGGGTGGGGATAATGCAGCTTCAGCAGGGACGCCCACTGACCCGTTTAGTGAGGGGCCCAAAGCTGATCCGTGGGGAACATTGG CCTCTTCACCACTTCCAAGCAACGACCCCTGGGGAGCTCCGGCGACTCAACCAGACGCATCGGCACAAACTGACCCCTTCGGTGACGGAGGAAAATCAGATCCCTGGGGCGCTCCTGCTGAGA GTGCTGTATCCTCATCTCAGCCCACCGAAGACTCAAAAAAATCATCTAGCAATTTCTTGGAGGAAGGAGCCTCGTTGGTGGATTTCGACTCTCTCATATAG